The Glandiceps talaboti chromosome 9, keGlaTala1.1, whole genome shotgun sequence genome window below encodes:
- the LOC144440215 gene encoding uncharacterized protein LOC144440215 → MLAKIAILVVLAAVVSYNDVTAVDCYACTYTAIGGVEVGGPCAEPTGDTTTATCDGQCMTTFSYVASNDASITRICSPTCTALGDAGIVVSNGLKTGSEIKCCSTNLCSTSSSDGDGDGDGDGDGDSDANQIVVSIVTMVTASIFCRVMTL, encoded by the exons ATGTTGGCAAAGATTGCTATCCTGGTTGTATTGGCAGCAGTAGTGTCGTACA ATGATGTGACGGCAGTAGACTGTTACGCGTGTACATACACAGCTATTGGGGGAGTGGAAGTTGGAGGTCCGTGTGCTGAACCAACTGGTGATACAACTACTGCTACATGTGATGGGCAGTGTATG ACTACCTTCAGTTACGTAGCCAGTAACGATGCAAGCATTACACGTATCTGTTCACCTACTTGTACGGCATTGGGCGATGCAGGTATCGTTGTAAGCAATGGATTAAAGACAG GATCTGAAATCAAGTGCTGTTCAACCAATCTCTGTTCTACCT CTTCAAGCGATGGCGATGgcgatggtgatggtgatggcgATGGTGATAGTGATGCAAATCAGATAGTTGTTTCCATTGTTACTATGGTGACAGCCAGTATTTTCTGTAGAGTGATGACCTTGTAA
- the LOC144440361 gene encoding uncharacterized protein LOC144440361 has product MFGKLTILIVLVSVAHNNVMAIECYDCVSTLLASTGPCDTPTSQTATTTCSGQCEIIHAYAANILTITRTCSESCTSVSNVINLYGIKTGSEIECCSDNHCTGSLSSGDDGTGNTGNDGDSGNNGDSGANQSIINIVTMVTVNVFCYIITS; this is encoded by the exons ATGTTTGGGAAATTGACAATCTTGATTGTGTTGGTCTCAGTGGCTCACA ATAATGTCATGGCCATAGAATGCTATGACTGTGTATCCACATTGCTAGCATCAACTGGTCCATGTGATACACCAACTAGTCAAACTGCTACAACTACATGCTCTGGCCAATGTGAG ATTATTCATGCATATGCGGCCAACATCTTGACCATCACTCGCACATGTTCAGAAAGTTGCACAAGCGTCTCAAATGTAATTAACCTGTACGGAATCAAAACTG GAAGTGAAATTGAATGCTGCTCTGACAATCACTGTACTGGAT CTTTGAGCAGTGGTGATGACGGCACAGGTAACACAGGAAATGATGGCGACAGTGGCAACAATGGCGACAGCGGTGCAAATCAAagtattattaatattgttaccatggtgacagtCAATGTATTCTGTTATATAATAACTTCGTAA
- the LOC144440390 gene encoding uncharacterized protein LOC144440390, which yields MDLSDDQANYQDLPLDNQRILLKNLAPGTPQVFIRYYLEGRAIVYETPKLYPLSQDDKILVKFSEDIKDFNVLQERIEKKKLKNAQLKMERVRQTNSVAVHVLKRVACKDIKDDVKSYFERSAGRIIQTEIIRGSRNIVLLYFQDYKVVDRVADRHHSISHNDVIVTRHYGWFGVTISAEY from the exons ATGGATTTAAGTG ATGATCAAGCTAACTATCAAGACCTGCCTTTGGACAATCAGAGAATATTGTTAAAGAATCTCGCACCTGGCACCCCTCAAGTATTCATCAGATACTATCTCGAAGGTCGAGCTATTGTGTACGAAACACCAAAGCTATATCCTCTTTCGCAAGATGATAAAATTCTTGTCAAATTTTCAGAGGACATAAAAG ATTTTAATGTGCTACAAGAAAGAATAGAGAAAAAGAAACTGAAAAATGCCCAGCTGAAAATGGAGAGGGTTCGACAAACAAATTCTGTTGCCGTTCATGTTTTGAAGAGAGTGGCTTGCAAAGACATAAAGGATGATGTGAAAAGTTACTTTGAACGAAGTGCTGGAAGGATAATCCAGACTGAAATTATAAGAGGTTCAAGAAATATCGTCCTCCTGTACTTTCAAGACTACAAAG TTGTGGACCGGGTAGCAGACAGACATCATTCAATATcacataatgacgtcatcgtgaCGAGACACTATGGTTGGTTTGGAGTTACAATCTCTGCTGAATACTGA